Genomic DNA from Bacteroides zhangwenhongii:
ACCTCGAAACGGCCGAAGCGCATAGTGACGAGATCATCCTTCCGAAAGTGAAAGCCGAAGCAGCCGGAGTAAAGGCTAGTATCATCGAGCCCGCTCCTTTCCAACAGGTCATTAAAACCAGCGGACAAGTACTTGCTGCTCAGGGGGACGAATCGGTTGCCGTAGCTACCGTAGCCGGCGTTGTTTCTTTTCGTGGAAAAGTGACGGAAGGAATGAGCGTCGGCAGCGGCACACCGTTGGTCACCATTTCTTCAAACAATATAGCCGACGGTGACCCGGTGCAACGTGCCCGCATCGCCTACGAAGTGTCGAAGAAAGAGTACGAACGGATGAAAGCCCTTGTCAAAAACAAAATCGTATCCGACAAGGAATTTGCACAGGCGGAGCAGAATTACGAGAACGCCCGCATCAGCTACGAGGCCCTTTCGAAGAACCATTCGGCTATCGGACAAAATATCACAGCTCCCATCGCAGGCTATGTGAAAAGTATACTGGTGAAAGAGGGGGACTACGTGACCATCGGACAACCACTGGTTAGCGTGACGCAGAACCGCCGTCTGTTCCTCCGCGCCGAAGTGTCGGAAAAGTACTACCCGTACCTCCACACAATCAGCTCCGCCAATTTCCAGACTCCTTATAATAATAAGGTATATGAACTGCAAGCGCTCAACGGCAAACTCCTGTCTTTCGGGAAAACTGCCGGAGACAATTCTTTCTACGTGCCTGTCACCTTCGAGTTCGATAACAAAGGTGAAGTGATTCCCGGCTCATTCGTAGAGGTTTTCCTGCTCTCGTCGCCAATGGAAAACGTAATTTCCCTTCCACGCACCGCATTGACGGAGGAACAAGGGATCTACTTTGTATATCTGCAACTGGATGAGGAAGGGTACAAGAAACAGGAAGTGACCGTAGGAGCCGACAACGGAAAAAATGTCCAGATCCTATCCGGCGTGAAAGCGGGCGACCGCGTTGTGACCGAAGGAGCGTACCAGGTAAGACTGGCCAGTGCAAGCAATGCCATCCCCGCACACAGCCACGAACACTGATTAAATGAAGAATGAATCTTCATCCTTAATTCCTCATTCATAATTCTTAATTTAAAAAGATGCTTAATAAAATCATACATTATTCCCTGCACAACCGATTGCTGGTGCTCTGCACCTCCATTCTTCTGCTCATTGCGGGGAGCTACACTGCCATGCACACGGAAGTAGACGTGTTTCCCGACCTCAACGCGCCTACGGTTGTCATCATGACCGAAGCCAATGGTATGGCCGCCGAAGAGGTTGAACAACTCGTGACCTTCCCTGTGGAAACCGCCGTAAACGGAGCTACCGGTGTACGCCGTGTCCGTTCTTCTTCCACCAATGGTTTTTCTGTTGTCTGGGTGGAATTCGACTGGGGAACAGATATTTATCTTGCCCGACAGATTGTGAGTGAAAAGCTCGCTGTAGTCAGTGAATCGCTTCCGGTCAACGTTGGAAAACCGACACTCGGCCCGCAATCTTCTATTCTAGGCGAAATGCTCATTGTCGGGCTGACGGCCGACTCTACCTCCATGCTCGACCTCCGTACGATTGCCGACTGGACTATCCGTCCGCGTCTGCTGTCTACCGGAGGAGTGGCGCAAGTAGCGGTGCTCGGAGGAGACATCAAAGAGTACCAGATTCAGCTTGATCCCGAGCGGATGCGCCACTACGGTGTTTCGATGGGTGAGGTGATGGCGGTGACGCAAGACATGAACCTGAACGCCAACGGCGGAGTGCTTTACGAGTTCGGAAATGAATATATAGTGCGAGGCGTGCTTTCCACCACTCAGACGGAACAGCTCGGCAAGGCGGTGGTAAAGACGGTGAACAACTTTCCGGTCACTCTGGAAGATATAGCAGACGTGGCGATAGGCCCCAAAGCGCCGAAATTGGGTACGGCTTCGGAACGGGGAAAACCTGCCGTCCTGCTGACTGTGACCAAGCAGCCCGCCACCAGTACACTGGAACTGACGGACAAGCTGGAGGCTTCGCTAAAAGACCTTCAGAAGAACCTGCCACCGGATGTAAAGGTTTCTACGGACATTTTCCGCCAAAGCCGCTTCATCGAAAGTTCTATCGGCAACGTGAAGAAATCGCTCTTTGAAGGAGGTATCTTTGTCGTTATCGTTCTGTTCTTGTTTCTGGCAAATGTGCGCACTACGCTTATTTCGCTGGTGACACTGCCTCTCTCACTGCTCGTATCGATCCTGACACTGCATTATATGGGACTGACTATCAACACTATGAGTCTCGGAGGTATGGCAATCGCCATCGGTTCGCTGGTGGACGACGCCATCGTTGACGTGGAGAACGTATACAAGCGCTTGCGTGAAAACCGGCTGAAAGCGGAAGCGGAAAGATTGAGCACGCTCGAAGTGGTGTTCAACGCCTCGAAGGAGGTTCGTATGCCGATTTTGAACTCAACTTTAATTATTGTAGTCAGTTTCGTTCCCCTATTTTTCCTGAGTGGCATGGAAGGCCGAATGCTGGTCCCGCTGGGCATTGCTTTCATCGTGGCGTTATTCGCCTCGACGGTGGTAGCATTGACACTGACTCCGGTGCTCTGCTCTTATCTGTTGGGAAGCAACAAGACGAACAAGGAACTGAAAGAATCTTTCGTAGCCCGCTGGATGAAAGGGATTTATGAAAAGGCACTGTCTTGGGTGCTGGCGCACAAACGGGTGACACTGGGTGGAACTATCGCTCTCTTCGTCGTGGCGCTCGGTGTGTTCTTCACGCTGGGACGTAGCTTCCTCCCTTCTTTCAACGAAGGTTCGTTCACAATCAATATCAGTTCTCTGCCGGGTATATCGCTGGAAGAGAGCAACAAAATGGGACAGCGCGCGGAAGAGTTGCTGTTGACCATTCCGGAGATACAAACCGTTGCCCGCAAAACGGGACGTGCCGAACTGGATGAGCACGCATTGGGTGTGAACGTGTCCGAAATTGAGGCTCCGTTTGAACTGGGCGAGCGCTCGCGCAGCGAACTGGTGGCGGATGTACGTGAAAAGCTGGGCACAATTACAGGAGCAAACATTGAAATCGGACAGCCGATCAGCCACCGGATTGACGCCATGTTGTCCGGTACGAAAGCAAATATTGCCATCAAGCTATTCGGCGACGACCTGAACAAGATGTTTTCCATCGGCAATCAGATCAAAGAGGCGATCGGCGCAATTCCCGGCATTGCCGACCTGAATGTGGAACAGCAGATCGAACGTCCGCAGTTAAAAATACAGCCCAAACGCGAAATGCTGGCCAAGTTCGGAATCACACTGCCGGAGTTTTCCGAGTACGTGAATGTCGCTCTGGCGGGAAAAGTGATCTCGCAGGTGTACGAACAAGGCAAGAGTTTCGACCTGATTGTGAAGGTGAAGAACGACGCCCGTGACGAGATGGAGAAAATCCGCAACTTGATGGTGGACACGAACGACGGACGCAAAGTCCCCCTAAGCTATGTGGCGGAAGTGACATCGGCTATGGGGCCTAACACCATCAACCGTGAGAACGTGAAACGGAAAATCGTGATTTCCGCCAACGTTGCCGACCGCGACTTGCGCAGTGTGGTAAACGACATCCAGAAGCAGATCGACGCATCCGTGCAATTGCCCGAAGGCTACCACATCGAATACGGCGGGCAGTTTGAGAGCGAACAGGCGGCGAGCAGAACATTAGCGCTGACTTCATTTATCAGCATCGTTGTGATTTTTCTATTGCTTTACCATGAGTTCCGCAGCGTCAAGGAGTCGGGAGTCATCCTGCTGAATCTGCCGCTCGCGTTGATCGGTGGCGTTTTCGCATTGGTACTTACAACGGGGGAAGTTAGTATACCCGCTATCATCGGGTTCATCTCTCTGTTCGGAATTGCTACCCGTAACGGTATGCTGCTCATCAGCCATTACAATCATCTCCAGCAAGTGGAGGGGTTGAACGTGTACGACAGCGTGATGCAAGGCTCGCTCGACCGTCTGAACCCGATCCTGATGACGGCTTTGTCTTCTGCTCTGGCATTGATTCCGCTGGCTCTGGGAGGTGATCTTCCGGGCAACGAGATTCAGAGTCCGATGGCAAAAGTGATTCTGGGAGGCTTGTTAACTTCTACTTTCCTGAACGGATTCATCGTCCCGATTGTTTATCTGATGATGCACCGCAAGAAGGCTTCAGCAAGTCTGTAATTGCAATTTACAACCAATAAAGAAGATGAAAATGAAACAAATCATAACTATCGGCGCGGCACTTCTGCTCCTGACCGCAGGCAGTGCGCAAGCCCAAAACAGCATTGAGCAGGTTTTGAGAAATATCGAAACGAACAACAAGGAGTTGCAGGCTAACAAGCAGCTGATTCAGTCGCAAAAGCTGGAGGCTAGAACGGACAACAATCTGCCCGATCCCACGCTTTCCTATGCACACCTCTGGGGTTCGAAAGATAAAAGTGAAACAATCGGTGAGTTGGTGGTTTCGCAGAGCTTCGACTTCCCCAGCTTATATGCCACGCGCAACAAGCTGAACCGTCTGAAAATCGGAGCTTACGACAGCCAGGCGGATGTTTTTCGGCAGGAGAAGTTATTGCAGGCAAAGGAGCTTTGCCTGGACATCATCATGCTTCGCCAGCAGAAGCAGATTTTAGAAGAACGCCTGCGCAATGCGGAAGAACTTGCTAAAATGTACGCCAAACGCCTGCAGACAGGAGATGCCAATGCGCTCGAAACGAACAAGATCAATCTGGAGTTGCTGAATGTCAAGACAGAAGTGTCTCTGAACGAAACGGCGCTGCGCAATAAATTGCAGGAACTGAGTACGTTGAACGGAAATCTTCCGGTTGTTTTCGAGGAGAGCCAATACCCGGCCGTGCCTTTCCCGACTGATTATCAGATACTGAAATCGGAGGTGTTATCGGCAGACCGCACGTTGATGGCGCTTGGCAACGAGAGCCTCGTCGCCCGCAAACAAATTGCTGTCAACAAGTCGCAATGGTTGCCGAAACTGGAGCTGGGCTACCGCCGGAACACGGAATCGGGTACTCCTTTCAACGGCCTAGTGGTGGGATTCTCTTTCCCTCTTTTTGAAAACCGGAACAAGGTGAAGATTGCCAAAGCACAGGCTCTGAACATAGATCTGCAAAGGGATAATGCCGCCTTGCAGGTAGAATCCGAACTGGCACAGCTTTACCGGGAAGCCAAAACGCTTCATGCTTCTATGGAGGAGTACACGAGGACTTTCCGGTCGCAACAAGATCTTGCCTTGCTCAAACAGGCCTTGACCGGAGGACAAATCAGCATGATTGAGTACTTTGTGGAGGTGTCCGTGCTCTATCAGAGCCACCAGAATTATCTGCAACTGGAGAATCAATACCAGAAGGCAATGGCGCGGATCTACAAGAGCAAATTATAAATATAAGAGGTATTTATCTACTTATGAAAGTA
This window encodes:
- a CDS encoding TolC family protein; protein product: MKQIITIGAALLLLTAGSAQAQNSIEQVLRNIETNNKELQANKQLIQSQKLEARTDNNLPDPTLSYAHLWGSKDKSETIGELVVSQSFDFPSLYATRNKLNRLKIGAYDSQADVFRQEKLLQAKELCLDIIMLRQQKQILEERLRNAEELAKMYAKRLQTGDANALETNKINLELLNVKTEVSLNETALRNKLQELSTLNGNLPVVFEESQYPAVPFPTDYQILKSEVLSADRTLMALGNESLVARKQIAVNKSQWLPKLELGYRRNTESGTPFNGLVVGFSFPLFENRNKVKIAKAQALNIDLQRDNAALQVESELAQLYREAKTLHASMEEYTRTFRSQQDLALLKQALTGGQISMIEYFVEVSVLYQSHQNYLQLENQYQKAMARIYKSKL
- a CDS encoding efflux RND transporter permease subunit, with translation MLNKIIHYSLHNRLLVLCTSILLLIAGSYTAMHTEVDVFPDLNAPTVVIMTEANGMAAEEVEQLVTFPVETAVNGATGVRRVRSSSTNGFSVVWVEFDWGTDIYLARQIVSEKLAVVSESLPVNVGKPTLGPQSSILGEMLIVGLTADSTSMLDLRTIADWTIRPRLLSTGGVAQVAVLGGDIKEYQIQLDPERMRHYGVSMGEVMAVTQDMNLNANGGVLYEFGNEYIVRGVLSTTQTEQLGKAVVKTVNNFPVTLEDIADVAIGPKAPKLGTASERGKPAVLLTVTKQPATSTLELTDKLEASLKDLQKNLPPDVKVSTDIFRQSRFIESSIGNVKKSLFEGGIFVVIVLFLFLANVRTTLISLVTLPLSLLVSILTLHYMGLTINTMSLGGMAIAIGSLVDDAIVDVENVYKRLRENRLKAEAERLSTLEVVFNASKEVRMPILNSTLIIVVSFVPLFFLSGMEGRMLVPLGIAFIVALFASTVVALTLTPVLCSYLLGSNKTNKELKESFVARWMKGIYEKALSWVLAHKRVTLGGTIALFVVALGVFFTLGRSFLPSFNEGSFTINISSLPGISLEESNKMGQRAEELLLTIPEIQTVARKTGRAELDEHALGVNVSEIEAPFELGERSRSELVADVREKLGTITGANIEIGQPISHRIDAMLSGTKANIAIKLFGDDLNKMFSIGNQIKEAIGAIPGIADLNVEQQIERPQLKIQPKREMLAKFGITLPEFSEYVNVALAGKVISQVYEQGKSFDLIVKVKNDARDEMEKIRNLMVDTNDGRKVPLSYVAEVTSAMGPNTINRENVKRKIVISANVADRDLRSVVNDIQKQIDASVQLPEGYHIEYGGQFESEQAASRTLALTSFISIVVIFLLLYHEFRSVKESGVILLNLPLALIGGVFALVLTTGEVSIPAIIGFISLFGIATRNGMLLISHYNHLQQVEGLNVYDSVMQGSLDRLNPILMTALSSALALIPLALGGDLPGNEIQSPMAKVILGGLLTSTFLNGFIVPIVYLMMHRKKASASL
- a CDS encoding efflux RND transporter periplasmic adaptor subunit, with product MKKLIFFGVLGLFILASCNSTVTHTHNEHDHEAEGHNHATEDHDHSAHGNESGEGHSHETADSHLETAEAHSDEIILPKVKAEAAGVKASIIEPAPFQQVIKTSGQVLAAQGDESVAVATVAGVVSFRGKVTEGMSVGSGTPLVTISSNNIADGDPVQRARIAYEVSKKEYERMKALVKNKIVSDKEFAQAEQNYENARISYEALSKNHSAIGQNITAPIAGYVKSILVKEGDYVTIGQPLVSVTQNRRLFLRAEVSEKYYPYLHTISSANFQTPYNNKVYELQALNGKLLSFGKTAGDNSFYVPVTFEFDNKGEVIPGSFVEVFLLSSPMENVISLPRTALTEEQGIYFVYLQLDEEGYKKQEVTVGADNGKNVQILSGVKAGDRVVTEGAYQVRLASASNAIPAHSHEH